CCTTATACCACAGAGTCTTTGGCGGTACTGATCGACTTTATCATCGAACATGATGAGAGTATTATAGAGAAGATGAACAAGCCGCAGTTCCTGGGAAATAACCGTTATATGTACATTGGCAACAATGCCATGGAACAGCTTTCCGTGATCTCTCGTGATCCTTCCGACATCACACTGCTTGATCTGATAGACAAAACCTCTACTGCTTTTGGAAAACGCCTTCTCAAAGAGCGCTTGCTCAACCCTATCTGCGATAAAGCACTGCTTGAGGCACGCTATAACCTTACAGAACTGTTACTGCCGAACATCAATCGTTTTGAAACACATTTAAAGCAGATCTATGACCTTGAGCGTATCACGCGGCGGATCAAACTGCGTAAACTGCACCCTGTAGAACTGACGTACATTGCTATGTCCCTGGACGCTATTCTCAAACTGCTTGACGATGCCCAGAGCAATGGCCTTGAGATAGAGGGCACCCTCTATGATGAAACCCGGGAGATGCTGAAAGTCTTACATGACACGTTTGAGCTGGATATCTGTGCCCGCTTCCGTATAGAACAGATCAATGACAACCTGTTTAAAGATGGCGTTTACCCTGCGATTGACACTATTGTCAAGCATCAGCAGAAAGAGGTCAACAAAATGGAAGATGTAGCCGCCCATGTTGAATCACTCTTTGAAAAAGATAAACTTTTTAGCGGTACGACCCAATATGCCACGGTGAGTTATTTGGAAAGCGAGGGGTACTTTCTCAACCTTACCAAAAACCGTTTTACCCTCATAGAGAAGTCTCTTAAAGACTCTTTCGTGACCATTGACAACGAGCATCACTTCTTTAAAGACTTTCATTATAAATACTTAAAAAATGCCGTTAAAGTACAGGCCCCTCTCTTTGAAGAGATCACAAGAAACTATGAAGCATCACAGGTCAAACTTGTTTCCCTTGTCAAACAGCGCTATATAGAGAGTCTTGATCTGCTTGAGAACAGGTTCTCTTTACTGCTTGACAAATTGATCGTTTTTATAGCGGATATCGATGTCGCGATCTCCAATGCCAAATGCACTAAAACGTTGAATCTCTCCCGTCCAATCATCGAAGAGGGAAATTTTTACGAAGCAACGGCATTGCGTCATCCCATTATAGAGTCCAATGACGAACGCGGTATCTATGTACCCAATGATGTTTTTTTGGGAGAGAACAATGGGACTACCCACAACCATATCACCCTCAATGCCAGTGATGGGGAAGATGTTCTGGGCACGCTTCTGTACGGGATCAACTCTTCAGGGAAATCCTCATTGATGAAAAGTATAGGGATCTCAGTGGTCCTGGCGCAGGCCGGTTTTTTTGTACCGGCATTGGAACTTCGTTTTGGGCTCTATGACAAACTCTTTACACGGATCGTTTCACAAGACAACCTTTACAAAGGATTGTCAACCTTCGCAGTAGAGATGTTGGAGCTCAAAAATATCTTCAACCGTGCGAATGAGCGCTCTTTGGTCTTAGGTGATGAGATAAGCCAGGGGACAGAAACAGAATCTGCGCTTGCGATCGTTTCAAGTGCGATACTCAAGCTGATCTCATTGAGATCGACCTTTATCTTTGCTACGCACCTGCATCAGCTGGGAAGCATCCCTCAGCTGCAGAACATGAAACATCTTATCTTCCTGCATTTGGGGATCAAGTATGATGCAAGCAATGATACCCTCATCTATAACCGTGTCCTGCAGTTAGGTATGGGAGACAGTCTTTACGGACTTGAATTTGCAAAATCACTCCATATGGACAGTGAATTTCTCAACATGGCACAAACCATACGGGAAGATCTGAACCACGGCGGAAGCGACATGAAAAAACTGCGCAGACAAAAAAGCAGTAAATACAACAAAGACCTTTACCTCAGTAAGTGTGCCTTATGTGAAGAGAGTGTAGAAGATGTGCATCATATCGCTGAACAGAAGCATGCAAATCAGGAAGGACAGATCGACCACTTCCACAAAAACCATAAGTACAACCTCATCCCCCTGTGCAAAGACCATCACAATCTGGTACATGAAGGAAAGATCAATATTTCTGGATTTGTGATGACAAGTGAAGGATTAAAATTGCACTATGAGATCAAGAGCTAAAGCTCAGTGCATGTGAGGAACTAAATTCCGAATCGTACAAAGAGTAACATAAACCAAAATAGGTTTAGAGTGTATGAGGTTTGCCTGCAGGAAATGCCCTTGGGTATGCTAGCGATTTAACGCTGTACTAAGAGTACAGCGTTAAATATCTATCGAAAGGTTGTGTGCTAGAAACTTATTTTTATTTCTTTTGAGGTGTCACGTACATGTTGATGTAACGTCCCTCTTGTGTAGGTTTGCTTTCCAGGTTTCCGATATCTTCCAGCATAGGCCAAACACGGTTAAGCACATCTACGCCCCATTCAGGGTTTGCCATCTCACGTCCTCTAAGGAAGACACGAAGTTTTACATGTTTCCCTTTCTCCAAGAACTCTCTGGCATGTTTCACTTTATATGCTATGTCATTTTCAGCGATCTTACAAGAAAATTTTACTTCTTTGACATCTATCGTCTTTTGGTTCTTTCTTGCTTCTTTTTTCTTTTTCTCAAGTTCGTATTTGTGTTTGCCGTAATCCATGATCTTCGCAACAGGAGGTTTAGCATCAGGGGACATGAGCACAAGGTCTAGACCTTTCTCTTCAGCTATTTGCAGTGCTTCTGACTTAGAAATGATACCAAGCTGTTCGCCGTCATCACTGAGGACTCTAAGTTCATTCGCTCTGATAGCGTCATTCATAATGACATCATCACCTTTTTTTCTGCCTCTGTTTCTATCGTTTTGTTTACTCAAATTTTACCTTCTTGAAGTTGTTGTGTTAATTTTACCATAAATTCTTCTTGCGTAAGATTATACTGTTCTTTGGCTCTTCTGTCACGAATTGCGACCGTTTTATTTGCCACTTCTTCATCACCGATGATCACTACGTACGGTACACGCTGCTTTTCTGCGTTACGTACACGTTTGTTGAGAGAATCATTTTTGTCATAGACTTCAGCATCCATTCCCTCTTGAACCAATCTTTTCTTAAGCGCATAGGCGTACTCTGCATGCGTATCGGCGATAGGAACAAAGATGACCTGTACAGGAGCCAAAAAGAACGGAAACTCTCCTGCATAATGCTCTGTAAGGATACCGATAAAACGTTCAAATGATCCCAGGATCGCTCTATGTATCATCACCGGTTTCTTACGTGTATTGTCATCTGCAACATACTCTACCTCAAAACGTTCAGGAAGGTTAAAATCTACCTGTATCGTACCACACTGCCATTTACGCCCAATAGCATCCGTGATCTTGATATCGATCTTAGGACCATAAAATGCACCCCCGCCTTCATCGATGGTAAAAGGCAGGTTGTTGCCGTTCAGTGCATCTTTGAGTCCTTGTGTCGCCAATTCCCATACAGAATCATCACCGATCGCTTTTTCCGGCTTGGTTGCGACTTCCATCGTATACTCAAAGCCAAACAGTTTCATCACTGAATCCACGAACTCTACGACGTCAAGTACTTCAGCAGCGATCTGGTTTGCTTCACAGAAGATATGTGCATCATCCTGGGTAAATTCACGTACACGAAGCAGCCCGTGCAATACCCCTGACTTTTCATGACGGTGTACCACCCCGTACTCATAATAACGCAACGGAAGATCACGATAACTTTTCGGTGTCTGTTTAAAGACCTGGATATGTCCCAAACAGTTCATCGGCTTGATACCATACTCCTGTTCATCGATCGTAGTAAGATACATATTTTCACCATAACATGCATAGTGCCCAGAGATCCTCCACATATCCGCTTTCAGGATCTCCGGTCCACGTACGGGTTCATACCCGCGCGTAAGGTGTGCTTTGTGCAGGATACTCTCCAGTTTGTAGCGGAGTTTTGCCCCTTTTGGCATCCAGAACGGAAGTCCCGGACCTGCTGCATCATTGAACATAAAGAGTTCCATCTCGTGACCTATCTTTCTATGGTCACGTTTTTTAGCCTCTTCAAGCATCTCCAAATGCGCTTTCAGCGCTTCTTTGTCTGCAAAAGCCACACCGTAGATACGCGTGAGCATCTCCGCCTTTTCATCACCGCCAAGGTATGCCCCTGCGACACGTGTCAGTTTGAAGTTATGCAGGAAACGGAGTGCCGGTACGTGAGGTCCACGACACAGGTCTTCAAAATCACCCTGCTTATAGACAGAGAGCGTATCATCCTCGATACGAGACATGACCTTTTGTTTCAGATCATCATCTGCGAACTTTTCCATCGCTTCGGCTTTGCTCATTTCGTACTTTTCGATCTTGTACTTTTTCTTGATGAGCTCTTTCATCTTCTTTTCGATCGTTTTAAGATCATTCTCACCTATTTGCTGGTCGACCCTGAAGTCATAGTAGAAACCTTCATCTACCACTGGACCTACAAAGAACTGTGAGTTAGGATAAAGTTCTGTGATGGCCTGGGCCATAAGGTGTGCAGTCGAGTGACGTATGATCTCCAAAGAAGCCTCAGAATTGTCATACTCTATAGGTGTTGCCGTACAGTTCTCCCCTGCACTCTGTGTATCAATAATATTGCCCTGGTCATCTATGTAACCGATAAGATTTTCACTCAAATTAACCCTTTGTGTTATCGCCGCCTACAATGCAGCGTTAAAATGCGGCTATTATAGCCAAAAGTTGGATAGAAAGAAATTAATGGCAAAAAGAGACCGGTCTTTCTCTCAGGCACACCCTTAATCATTCAATATTTTTACCAGTCCCATGGGAGCATAGGCAGCCATGGGGCCACCTGCTACCCATTTTTTCATTGCAAGTTTTCCCCTTAGCGCATAATTGCTTCCCTCGTCCGTGTCTCTTATTTCATCGCAATATTTTAATAATTCCTCGGCCTGTTCCATGTCATTGTCCGTAAAATTCTTTAACAGATAGTGTGTGCGTATTTTGAGTATATCTTTTTCGTTGAGGTGGTAGGCTTGTGCAATATAATCCATCACTCCCATAAAGTAGCCAAAGATCATTGCATATTTGTTCTTGTCGTCAAGCAGGAAAGGGTTATTCATTTTTGGCATAGCTAGAGAAGCCTCCGTAAAGGCACTCAACTCTTCATATATTTTTTCATAAGGTACTGTATCTTTCGTTTTTAGAAAGTCAAATAGTCCCAAAACAACCCCTGTCTAACAATTTAATATAGAAACTATAGCATAAAAACGTCAAATTATATCAAATAATATTGCGTAATACAAAATAATTATCAAGATGTGAAGTTAAGAAAAGTTTTGAAAATGATAAATTTAATGAGTGGTGATCACGATTGGGCTCGAACCAACGACTTCTTCCATGTCAAGGAAGTACTCTACCAACTGAGTTACGCGATCATTAAATAAAACGCAATCGCAACAAAGTCACGATTACTACGCTCATGCTGAGTTTCCTTCAGCAGGAAGCTCAAAACGCTGGCGTTATTTACAGGTTGAAAGTATAGCCAACTGATACTTAAAAATGGGGCGGCTTAGTCTTCGCAGACCCAGGCGCTCTCCGAACAGAGTCTGTCGAGATATTCACTTGCTTCGCTTTTCCCTGAGATCAATGCTTTTTTAAAGTTGTCATACGCCTTCATTTTATCATGCGTGATACCTTCTCCCCATGCATACAGTACTGCTACATTGACCTGTGCAGCATTGTCGCCCAGACCCGCAGCTTTCTGGAAAAGTTCAAAGGCCTTTTGCTGGTCCTGATTTACGCCTTTGCCTTCCATATACAAAGCAGCAAGATTGTTATAGGCCTGTACAATACCTGATTCTATGGCTTTCTCATACCAGTATCGTGCTTTTTCATAACCATGGGCATCGGTTTCTCCGGCACTGTGATAGAGTTGTGCCAAGTTGTACTGCGCGGGGCCGTTGCCTTGTTTTGCCGCTTTTTCATACCATGTCTTCGCTTTGTCAAGGTCTTTCTGGACCCCTTTTCCGTTGGCATAAATAAGGCCGACATTGTACTGTGCTTTTGCATCATCTTTTTTGGCCAATTCATAAAAAGTATTCAATGCTTTGATGTAGCCGCCGTTGTTGTAGTCTTCTACCGCCTGATTGAAATCATTGGAGAAAAGCGTGACCGTAGCGATAATAAAAATAGATAAAACTTTCATAATTTCCTCTTTAAACTAACAGATACATTATATCAGGGTCTCAGCAACAAATGTCTTAGTTACCTTGCCGCCAAATCTGTACACACCCTCTTCATAGCTCACATAGAGTTCCTCCCCGCTTGTAGGATACACTTTCATCTTATCAGAGACTTTACCCTCTTTATGACAACGTATAAAACATGCGACCATCCCTGTCCCACAGGCCAAGGTTTCATCTTCCACACCACGCTCGTAGGTGCGGACATAGAGTGCATCATCTTTGACGGTACAGATATCCACATTCGCATTATATTTGTGACGCAAAATACGTGCCTCTTCTATGTTGAACTCATCTATATCGTCTCTCACGGCTACGAGATGAGGCACACCCGAATTGATCAGCCACCAATTTTCACCATACTCTTCTATCTCTTTGCTGATGATCTCCGGAGGGACCATGTCACTCACCACATAAAGGCCATTGATGGTGGCACGTATCACGCCTGCACCGGTGAGGAACTCTGCTTTATTGTCTTTGGCGATGCCTTTTTCCAGTGCAAAGTGGGCTACCGCTCTACTTGCATTACCGCACATATCTGCAACACTTCCGTCTGCATTGTAGAATTCCCATTCAAAATCATATTCGGGGTGTGGCAACACCACTACAAGACCATCTGCTCCTACACCATTTTGTCTATGGCAGAGTTTTTTGGCAAGTTCTGATCTATCGGCCTTCTTTTGTGCCACAAACATTACAAAATCATTGCCGCTGGCCGAATATTTAGTCACTGTCATAAAGTATCTCCTCTTTTACGCGTTCACATTCTTTTTCTAATTGTGTAAGTGTACCACTATTATCTATAACATAGGTAGCCCGTTTACGTTTTTCTTCGACAGGGATTTGTGCCTGTATACGATTGAGTGCCTCTTCTTTCGTATACCCTTCCCTCTGCATCAGGCGTTCAAGCTGTTGTGCTTCTGTTGTATAGACCACGAGCGATTTTTTGATAGGGTAGCGTTCATTTTCAAAAAAGAGGGGAATATCAATAAAATAGGGTTTCCCCAATTTGTCCTGTTCGGTGGAGAGACGTTCGATCTCATCATAGATCAGCGGATGGAGCAGTGCTTCAAGTGCTTTACGCTTCGTGTGGTCGGAAAAGACCATGGCTCCCAAAGCCTTTCTGTCCACCTTCCCCTCATCTACCAACGATTCACCGAATTTCTCAGCGATCGCCTGATGCTGTTCATCCAGTATCTTGTGGGCGATCTTGTCGGCATCTATGATATGAAACCCGGAAGCTTCAAGAAGCTTTACAGTCGTACTTTTCCCCGTCGCGATACTTCCTGTGAGGGCGATAGCATACTTAAAAGCCATTACCATTTTCTGTAAGACTGAAGTTGCATATGGTCATACCCGTAGATATCATTTCTAAACTGCAGCACGCCATCGTAATCTACATAAGCGGTCAGATACACCACATCTACAGGAACTTTCTCTGTTAAGCTCAAAAACTCTTTTCTTGTGCCCTTGAGCCTCTCCTGTGCCTTCTCAAAGTCTATCGTCTCATTAAAGGTAGAGAATGTTTCCAGCAACTCTATGGGTTTAGAAAGACGGATACACCCGTGACTGAAGGCCCTTACATTACGTTCAAAAAGATTTTTTGCCGGTGTATCATGCATATAAACAGAAAACTGGTTTGGAAAAAGAAATTTCACTTTTCCCAGGGCATTATGATACCCCGGTGTCTGCGCAAAACGGTACGGCACGGTTTTGCTGTAACGGTACTGCCCCCAGTTTACAGAACTTGCACGCACTTTCTCGGCATCTGGTCCCCACCCTGTATAGATCTCTATTTTCTCTTTTGCCATGGCATGGGGATCTCTAAATATCTTGGGGATCATCTCTTTTTGGATAATGCTCTTGGGTACGTTCCAATGCGGATTCAGTACAATGGTTCGTACGGTATTGGAGAATACCGGTGTAGGATTTTTTCTTGTTCCTGTGATCACTTCCATCTGTAGGCGCAACGCGTTATCTTCTTCAAAAAAGAGTGTAAATGCAGGGATATTAATGATGATGTGCCGTTTTGCATTGCGTTCATGAAGCCATTTGATACGATCAAGATTCAAACGTATCTGTTCAATACGTTTTTCGATCGGTACATTGAGCGCTGCCATGGTCTTTGTCCCGATGATACCTTCATCTTCCAAACCATGACGTTTTTGAAAATGCACAATAGCCTCTTTTAAACAGCTATCATACCTGTACTCTTCCCTGCTGTTACATCTGCCATAATCTCCTGTGATACGCAGTCTCTCTCTCAAAAGAGGAACGATATCATGGGATTCACCCGGTTTGAGGACACCTTTAAACGCTATGATCGGCCATCCGCCACTTTTTTGCATCTCCTGGTATTTGATGAGTGATGTCTGAAGTGCTTTATAGTGGTACTCTTTGGGTGCTGCCTGAGCGAACAATTCTGATAAACTACCGCTCATTGCTGCCGTTTCAAGAAGTGAAAGTGGACCAAACCCAGGTCTGTACGTCACCCATCCTGCATATATACCCTGTGCTTTCAGATTGTAAAGTCTATCTTGAAATGCACCCCAGTTAATACTGCCGTACAGCGTATAGTCAGCATACCCTTTATAGAGTTGTGAGATTTTAAATTCGAGATCTACTTTTTGGGACAAGGTGCCATTTGAACTGTAAATATCTTGGGCTTTTTGCTCCAAACGGAGCGCATCCTGATAGAGTTTGGAGGTCGTATCGAGCGTTTTATCCTGTGTGATCTGTCTAAAAAGTTCTTGGCTGAAGGAAGAGACAGAATCCTCATCTATCCAGAGAGGCACGAAGAAAAGCCGTGTATAGAGTTGTTTTAAAAAACTATTTGAAGGTTGGGTCTGCAGCGAATTGATCATCACCGTTGAGGCAGCTTCATGAAATTCCAAATGGGTATTTGCATTGGCACCTGAGGTGAACATAAAAGCAGCAATAAGTCCAAAGCGTAGAGATAGATCTCTGAGTATCTGTTTAATTCTTTTCATTGACCTTCCATTTTATCTTGATCTGACATGAGTATATCAAAAAATTATACCAAAACAGTTTTCACCTGAAAGAAGTGTGATCTAAAAAAAGTAATTGACAAACATCCTGAGGTTTTGAAAAGAGAGATCTCCATTTTGGACATCAGAGAAGATAGCTGAAAAGTTGACAGAATCACTATACGCATAGCCCATCCCAATGTCATATTCTCGTGCACGGGTTTGATCTCCTGTATGGGCATCTATATTTGCTGTAAAATGCAATCCTTCAGCTCCTACGGCAGAGGCATCCCATGATATGGTATAGAGCAGGGTCTCTCCATCCGGTCCTTCTTCTCTAAGGGTATTATGTTCTGCATTGGTGAAGAACGGCCCACCGCCAAAGAAGTTGTCTGCGGCACTGCCTTTGACTTTATTGTAGGCGATCGTTGTTGTCAGTCCTGCCTTTTTAAGACCAAAAGATGCTGCTGCACCATAAATCGCTGCACTCTCTGCATTATCATAATCTTGAAAGGCATATTGAAGTGCAGCACCGTAAATAAAGCTATCGGTTTCCTCTTCGTAATTGGCTTCGAAATAGCTTATTTTAACTTCATCCTTCAAGTGATAGAACCATCCGGATAGTATCATTTTGCTCACACCTTCATAGGTGATACCCAGTATTTGCATGCCCTTATTCGCATTGACATCACTAAATGTACCCGGTGTTTCACTGTCAACACCTGACCATTTTTGTACATGTGAAAGAAATATCGTTGTATCTTTGAGTGAGGTATCGAGCAGCGTCAAAGCCTCAAAGGTATTAGGGACCATCCCTATATCGTCACTGTCGGCAAAAGGCGTATCAAAACTCTGTCGTCCTACAACCAGTTTCGTATCGGAGAGTGTGCCTTTCAAGTAGGCTTCACCCAAGATGGCATAATCTTCATTGTTCTTATCAAAAAAAGGGATGCCTTCAAACCCCTCTTCTCCATTACCCTGGGAAGTAAAAAGTGTTGCACCTGCCTGTAGACCATGGTAAGGTGCTGTTTCAAAATGCAGTTTCAGACCTAGTGCAAATTCCGTCTCTGTGTTATCTTCCGCTTTATGGCTTTGATACCCCAGCCTAACCATGCCATCACTCTGCGTATTGGATAACGCATGCCCAAGAGTCTCTGCATAAAGAGGCATACCCATGATCAACAGAATATAGACTATTCTCTTTTTCACGGGATATTAATGCTCTATTTGCTCTACTTCTATTTTGCCTGCTTCAACTGCACGCAATGCGATCAGTGTTGAACCTACTTCTATCTCCATCGTCTGCTTGGCAATGGAACACCCTTTGACAAAAAGGATTTCACCGCGCATCACGCCAAATGAGGTCAGCCTGTCTTTTAAAGCCTTGTCTGCATGTACCTGTATGATCTCAGCTTTATCACCTTTATGTAATTCACTCAATACCATCTTACACTCCTGTTATCATTAACGTCACATGGTACGCTATAAAACTCAATATCCAAGCTGTTGCAGTAGTCATCACGAAAAGATAGACCAAGTATTTCCACCCTCCGGCCTCTTTGGCAAAGACCATGGATGCCGCCAGACAAGGCAGGTATACCATTACAAAGACCACAAATGCTATCGCCGCTGCAAACGGGATGTTCGCTTTGATCTTTGCTATCAGTCCCTCATTGCCTTCATCCACTTCATCTCCAAGGGCATAAAGTACTCCCAGTGTCGATACCACCACCTCTTTTGCCGCAAGTCCTGCTTCAAGAGCTACTGCCATACGCCAGTCAAACCCGAGCGGTGCAAAAAATGGTTCGGAAGCATGCCCTATCTTACCCAGGTAACTCTCTTCAAGCAAACGTGCGGAGAGTTCATTGTGTAATTGGTTTTTCTCTTTCTCATTGACCGCTTGTGCGATCTTCGTTTCATACTGTGTTTCAAGCTCACTGTTCTTAGGGTAGTTCCCTGCAAACCAGATCAGTATAGCTGCAGCCAAAATGTAGGTTCCTGCTTTTTTAAGGTAAGACTTCGCCTGACCGTACACCGTGTGCCAGATGAGTTTCAGTGACGGCATACGGTATTTTGGCATCTCCATGACGAACGGTTCATCTTCGCCTTTAAAGACAAACATTTTCAGCACCTTTGCAGCGATCAGACCCAAAATGGCTCCTGAAATATAAATGATAAACAAGATATTTCCTGCCTTTTCTTCGGCAAAAAATGCACCTGCAAAAAGCACGTAGATCGGCAATCTGGCACCACAGGACATAAATCCTATGATGAAAAGCGTGATCAATCTGTCTTTTTCATTTTTAAGGGTCCGTGCCGCCATATATGCGGGTACAGAACATCCAAACCCCGTGACCAGAG
The sequence above is drawn from the Sulfurovum sp. TSL1 genome and encodes:
- a CDS encoding DNA mismatch repair protein is translated as MDKVTEILSQKKKLLTEIYFDLQLYFEEKYGKDALVLMEIGTFFEVYEVNNDEMKVGKAKEIAELLNIQLTRKSKAVLENSVSNPLLAGVPAVSLDRYLSRLISTKKYTIIVVKQKGEMPNIKRYVSNIISPGTNFEYLSEPSENNIVSLLIDENAGIFSVGYAAIDVSTGKTICNEIHSTRDDKTYALDEAFNLLQTYTTSEVIITLDSKEIDKDWIIHYLELESLHYSLNAKRFKIQFQNELFTRVFNINSFLSSIEFLDLERHPYTTESLAVLIDFIIEHDESIIEKMNKPQFLGNNRYMYIGNNAMEQLSVISRDPSDITLLDLIDKTSTAFGKRLLKERLLNPICDKALLEARYNLTELLLPNINRFETHLKQIYDLERITRRIKLRKLHPVELTYIAMSLDAILKLLDDAQSNGLEIEGTLYDETREMLKVLHDTFELDICARFRIEQINDNLFKDGVYPAIDTIVKHQQKEVNKMEDVAAHVESLFEKDKLFSGTTQYATVSYLESEGYFLNLTKNRFTLIEKSLKDSFVTIDNEHHFFKDFHYKYLKNAVKVQAPLFEEITRNYEASQVKLVSLVKQRYIESLDLLENRFSLLLDKLIVFIADIDVAISNAKCTKTLNLSRPIIEEGNFYEATALRHPIIESNDERGIYVPNDVFLGENNGTTHNHITLNASDGEDVLGTLLYGINSSGKSSLMKSIGISVVLAQAGFFVPALELRFGLYDKLFTRIVSQDNLYKGLSTFAVEMLELKNIFNRANERSLVLGDEISQGTETESALAIVSSAILKLISLRSTFIFATHLHQLGSIPQLQNMKHLIFLHLGIKYDASNDTLIYNRVLQLGMGDSLYGLEFAKSLHMDSEFLNMAQTIREDLNHGGSDMKKLRRQKSSKYNKDLYLSKCALCEESVEDVHHIAEQKHANQEGQIDHFHKNHKYNLIPLCKDHHNLVHEGKINISGFVMTSEGLKLHYEIKS
- the infC gene encoding translation initiation factor IF-3, giving the protein MSKQNDRNRGRKKGDDVIMNDAIRANELRVLSDDGEQLGIISKSEALQIAEEKGLDLVLMSPDAKPPVAKIMDYGKHKYELEKKKKEARKNQKTIDVKEVKFSCKIAENDIAYKVKHAREFLEKGKHVKLRVFLRGREMANPEWGVDVLNRVWPMLEDIGNLESKPTQEGRYINMYVTPQKK
- the thrS gene encoding threonine--tRNA ligase, yielding MSENLIGYIDDQGNIIDTQSAGENCTATPIEYDNSEASLEIIRHSTAHLMAQAITELYPNSQFFVGPVVDEGFYYDFRVDQQIGENDLKTIEKKMKELIKKKYKIEKYEMSKAEAMEKFADDDLKQKVMSRIEDDTLSVYKQGDFEDLCRGPHVPALRFLHNFKLTRVAGAYLGGDEKAEMLTRIYGVAFADKEALKAHLEMLEEAKKRDHRKIGHEMELFMFNDAAGPGLPFWMPKGAKLRYKLESILHKAHLTRGYEPVRGPEILKADMWRISGHYACYGENMYLTTIDEQEYGIKPMNCLGHIQVFKQTPKSYRDLPLRYYEYGVVHRHEKSGVLHGLLRVREFTQDDAHIFCEANQIAAEVLDVVEFVDSVMKLFGFEYTMEVATKPEKAIGDDSVWELATQGLKDALNGNNLPFTIDEGGGAFYGPKIDIKITDAIGRKWQCGTIQVDFNLPERFEVEYVADDNTRKKPVMIHRAILGSFERFIGILTEHYAGEFPFFLAPVQVIFVPIADTHAEYAYALKKRLVQEGMDAEVYDKNDSLNKRVRNAEKQRVPYVVIIGDEEVANKTVAIRDRRAKEQYNLTQEEFMVKLTQQLQEGKI
- a CDS encoding tetratricopeptide repeat protein — translated: MKVLSIFIIATVTLFSNDFNQAVEDYNNGGYIKALNTFYELAKKDDAKAQYNVGLIYANGKGVQKDLDKAKTWYEKAAKQGNGPAQYNLAQLYHSAGETDAHGYEKARYWYEKAIESGIVQAYNNLAALYMEGKGVNQDQQKAFELFQKAAGLGDNAAQVNVAVLYAWGEGITHDKMKAYDNFKKALISGKSEASEYLDRLCSESAWVCED
- the dapF gene encoding diaminopimelate epimerase; its protein translation is MTVTKYSASGNDFVMFVAQKKADRSELAKKLCHRQNGVGADGLVVVLPHPEYDFEWEFYNADGSVADMCGNASRAVAHFALEKGIAKDNKAEFLTGAGVIRATINGLYVVSDMVPPEIISKEIEEYGENWWLINSGVPHLVAVRDDIDEFNIEEARILRHKYNANVDICTVKDDALYVRTYERGVEDETLACGTGMVACFIRCHKEGKVSDKMKVYPTSGEELYVSYEEGVYRFGGKVTKTFVAETLI
- the coaE gene encoding dephospho-CoA kinase (Dephospho-CoA kinase (CoaE) performs the final step in coenzyme A biosynthesis.), whose protein sequence is MAFKYAIALTGSIATGKSTTVKLLEASGFHIIDADKIAHKILDEQHQAIAEKFGESLVDEGKVDRKALGAMVFSDHTKRKALEALLHPLIYDEIERLSTEQDKLGKPYFIDIPLFFENERYPIKKSLVVYTTEAQQLERLMQREGYTKEEALNRIQAQIPVEEKRKRATYVIDNSGTLTQLEKECERVKEEILYDSD
- a CDS encoding murein L,D-transpeptidase — its product is MKRIKQILRDLSLRFGLIAAFMFTSGANANTHLEFHEAASTVMINSLQTQPSNSFLKQLYTRLFFVPLWIDEDSVSSFSQELFRQITQDKTLDTTSKLYQDALRLEQKAQDIYSSNGTLSQKVDLEFKISQLYKGYADYTLYGSINWGAFQDRLYNLKAQGIYAGWVTYRPGFGPLSLLETAAMSGSLSELFAQAAPKEYHYKALQTSLIKYQEMQKSGGWPIIAFKGVLKPGESHDIVPLLRERLRITGDYGRCNSREEYRYDSCLKEAIVHFQKRHGLEDEGIIGTKTMAALNVPIEKRIEQIRLNLDRIKWLHERNAKRHIIINIPAFTLFFEEDNALRLQMEVITGTRKNPTPVFSNTVRTIVLNPHWNVPKSIIQKEMIPKIFRDPHAMAKEKIEIYTGWGPDAEKVRASSVNWGQYRYSKTVPYRFAQTPGYHNALGKVKFLFPNQFSVYMHDTPAKNLFERNVRAFSHGCIRLSKPIELLETFSTFNETIDFEKAQERLKGTRKEFLSLTEKVPVDVVYLTAYVDYDGVLQFRNDIYGYDHMQLQSYRKW
- a CDS encoding OprD family outer membrane porin, which codes for MKKRIVYILLIMGMPLYAETLGHALSNTQSDGMVRLGYQSHKAEDNTETEFALGLKLHFETAPYHGLQAGATLFTSQGNGEEGFEGIPFFDKNNEDYAILGEAYLKGTLSDTKLVVGRQSFDTPFADSDDIGMVPNTFEALTLLDTSLKDTTIFLSHVQKWSGVDSETPGTFSDVNANKGMQILGITYEGVSKMILSGWFYHLKDEVKISYFEANYEEETDSFIYGAALQYAFQDYDNAESAAIYGAAASFGLKKAGLTTTIAYNKVKGSAADNFFGGGPFFTNAEHNTLREEGPDGETLLYTISWDASAVGAEGLHFTANIDAHTGDQTRAREYDIGMGYAYSDSVNFSAIFSDVQNGDLSFQNLRMFVNYFF
- a CDS encoding FeoA family protein, with the protein product MVLSELHKGDKAEIIQVHADKALKDRLTSFGVMRGEILFVKGCSIAKQTMEIEVGSTLIALRAVEAGKIEVEQIEH